In Mycobacterium sp. JS623, one genomic interval encodes:
- a CDS encoding SDR family oxidoreductase, translating into MANQIVDTGRALGAVGLSTARKLPLAGQIFGSTPRLPLNGRVVFITGAARGIGAEVARQAHSRGARVALVGRRLKPLQQLASQLGDGAAAFQADVSDLDALQRAADATVARFGGIDVVVANAGIAPPSEPILTIDPAEFERTVDIDLLGQWRTIRATLPAVIERRGHVLVVASIYSFVNGALNASYAASKAGVDQLTRALRVELAHHGATAGVAYLGFVDTDLVGDVFEQQQVAEARAIMPTFVTKPIPVTKAGRSLVDGIESRAATVTAPGWIQPLLPLRGLAGPLMDEFMLANAGLSRAIRSAERVPR; encoded by the coding sequence ATGGCGAACCAGATCGTGGACACCGGGCGCGCACTGGGCGCCGTCGGCTTGAGTACCGCCCGCAAACTGCCGTTGGCCGGTCAAATCTTCGGTTCAACGCCGCGGCTCCCCCTCAACGGCCGCGTCGTGTTCATCACCGGGGCGGCTCGCGGTATCGGTGCCGAAGTCGCTCGCCAGGCTCACTCGCGAGGAGCGCGTGTCGCGCTGGTCGGTCGTCGACTGAAACCTTTGCAGCAGTTGGCGTCTCAGCTAGGTGACGGCGCGGCGGCATTCCAGGCCGACGTAAGCGATCTGGATGCGCTCCAGCGCGCCGCCGACGCCACCGTCGCGAGGTTCGGCGGCATCGACGTCGTGGTCGCCAACGCCGGCATCGCGCCGCCTTCCGAACCCATCCTGACCATCGATCCCGCGGAGTTCGAGCGGACTGTCGACATCGACCTGCTCGGGCAGTGGCGGACGATCCGCGCCACTCTGCCCGCGGTGATCGAGCGCCGCGGCCACGTTCTCGTCGTCGCGTCGATCTATTCGTTCGTCAATGGCGCGCTCAACGCGTCGTACGCCGCCAGCAAGGCAGGGGTTGACCAGCTCACCAGGGCGCTGCGGGTCGAACTCGCCCATCATGGTGCCACTGCCGGTGTGGCGTACCTCGGCTTCGTCGACACCGACCTGGTGGGCGATGTGTTCGAACAGCAACAGGTTGCCGAGGCGCGCGCGATCATGCCCACATTCGTCACCAAACCGATCCCGGTGACCAAGGCGGGCCGTTCGCTGGTTGACGGCATCGAATCCCGTGCCGCAACAGTGACGGCGCCGGGCTGGATCCAGCCGTTGCTGCCGTTGCGCGGCCTTGCCGGGCCGCTGATGGACGAATTCATGCTCGCCAACGCCGGGTTGTCCCGCGCGATCCGCAGCGCGGAGCGGGTGCCACGATGA
- a CDS encoding helix-turn-helix transcriptional regulator, producing MVPKGNALGDFLRARRDQVRPEDVGLVPGGHRRAPGLRREELAMLAGISAEYYLRLERGRAQHPSPQILEALARALKLDAKARNHLYDLAEPTEPDTGEVDAGIRPLAELVDQFLMPALVANRYLDVVAANPLARALSPEFTPGQNFLCWRLLDPAAKKLYVDWNEATDSAVSGFREFSGLCPLGDPRLKALLAELSAASPRFRELWGRANVGYHRSGIHQLRHPQVGELFLYRNRLNAPGSSGDHVIMYPAEPGSPSATALEKLRSLSN from the coding sequence GTGGTGCCGAAAGGCAACGCGCTGGGGGATTTCCTGCGTGCGCGGCGGGACCAGGTTCGTCCCGAGGATGTCGGGTTGGTTCCCGGCGGGCATCGCCGCGCGCCTGGTTTGCGTCGCGAGGAGCTGGCAATGCTCGCCGGCATCAGCGCCGAGTACTACCTGCGACTCGAGCGGGGCCGCGCCCAACATCCGTCCCCCCAGATTCTCGAGGCCCTGGCTCGGGCGCTGAAGCTGGACGCCAAAGCCAGGAACCATCTTTACGACTTGGCAGAGCCGACCGAGCCGGACACCGGAGAGGTGGACGCAGGGATTCGGCCGTTGGCCGAGCTAGTCGATCAGTTCTTGATGCCGGCCCTCGTTGCCAATAGGTATCTGGACGTCGTGGCGGCGAATCCGCTCGCGCGCGCGCTGTCACCCGAGTTCACACCGGGGCAGAACTTTCTGTGCTGGCGCTTATTAGATCCCGCTGCCAAGAAACTCTATGTCGATTGGAACGAGGCGACTGATTCCGCGGTGAGTGGATTTCGCGAATTCAGCGGTCTGTGTCCGCTGGGGGATCCTCGCCTCAAGGCGTTGCTCGCTGAATTATCTGCTGCCAGTCCACGATTCAGGGAACTGTGGGGACGCGCGAACGTCGGTTACCACCGCTCGGGAATCCACCAGCTGCGTCATCCCCAAGTCGGTGAACTATTCCTGTACCGGAACCGGCTCAACGCACCCGGTTCCAGTGGGGACCACGTGATCATGTATCCCGCCGAGCCCGGCAGTCCCTCCGCGACAGCATTGGAGAAATTGCGCTCTCTGTCCAATTAA
- a CDS encoding alpha/beta fold hydrolase gives MAMHGFPDDSRIYARLIGPLDPQRVVTFDWIGYGRSSRRDSGESSAISRQQELLAVCDALQLEQAVLVGHDASGPEAVEFALAHPDRVARLVLLNTYYGRQPNLRLPEMIALMADPALKPLTDALVNDPSQRLWLLAYTGRRFGLDGSLPPDGIGACSIVPQFFGDNSQSDALAEIRSWTRGLPAALDRQDAVIASALLQTVQVPVSVIFGCDDPNLTPDVAQHISALFTNSEVHLIDRASHWPQWDQPDEVAGLIKQSIATIATPPPNTPPN, from the coding sequence GTGGCGATGCACGGATTTCCCGACGACTCCCGTATCTACGCCCGGCTCATCGGTCCACTCGACCCGCAGCGGGTGGTGACATTCGACTGGATCGGCTACGGGCGATCAAGCCGGCGCGATTCGGGAGAGTCGAGCGCCATCAGCCGTCAACAAGAGCTCCTGGCCGTCTGCGACGCCCTACAACTCGAGCAGGCGGTGCTGGTCGGACATGACGCATCGGGACCGGAAGCCGTCGAGTTCGCCTTGGCCCACCCGGATCGCGTTGCCCGGCTGGTATTGCTGAACACTTACTACGGGCGTCAGCCGAACCTTCGGTTACCCGAAATGATAGCTCTGATGGCCGATCCCGCGTTGAAACCGTTAACCGACGCTCTCGTTAACGACCCCAGCCAGAGGTTGTGGCTATTGGCTTATACCGGCCGTCGCTTCGGCCTCGATGGCAGCCTTCCCCCAGACGGCATCGGCGCCTGCTCAATCGTGCCGCAATTTTTCGGCGACAACAGCCAATCCGATGCGCTCGCCGAAATCCGGTCATGGACCCGCGGTCTTCCCGCGGCGCTAGACCGGCAGGATGCTGTGATCGCATCCGCCCTACTACAGACCGTCCAGGTGCCGGTGTCGGTGATATTCGGCTGCGATGATCCGAATCTGACCCCTGATGTGGCACAACACATCAGCGCTCTATTCACGAACTCTGAAGTGCACCTGATCGATCGCGCATCCCACTGGCCCCAATGGGATCAACCCGACGAGGTCGCCGGTCTCATCAAGCAATCCATTGCCACTATTGCAACACCGCCCCCTAATACACCGCCCAATTAA
- a CDS encoding helix-turn-helix domain-containing protein: protein MAPRPSPQTQRVVNLFEHLAGDGTQGVTLAEVSRYLSVHKASCHSMLSELLRAGWLLRDPVRKTYHLGPALVRIGREASGRYPALVLARSAMTELSAATGAHCVAFSVDENYSTVVDQVRSSHGGGHPMPIGTQFPHRPPYGASTVAWASPEVRERWLGVLPADVRGRYRKAIGNAEQRGYAVGLHLLPDLRLQELALIVRTAEVRSGRLSQLAQELTDELIHEEQWFPVSLAPDGTYKVSHIDSPIFGPEGIALMLSLVPSAEPMSGVAVTRLGDQLSSATRQLSAVLTKEAHLQLDEID from the coding sequence ATGGCTCCCCGACCTTCCCCACAGACCCAGCGGGTGGTGAACCTGTTCGAACACCTGGCGGGTGACGGGACCCAAGGCGTGACATTGGCCGAGGTATCGCGATATTTGTCCGTCCACAAGGCCAGCTGCCACTCGATGTTGTCGGAATTGCTGCGGGCCGGGTGGCTGCTGCGCGATCCGGTTCGCAAGACCTACCATCTCGGCCCGGCGCTGGTTCGCATCGGCCGGGAAGCGTCCGGCCGCTATCCGGCACTTGTGTTGGCGCGGTCGGCGATGACTGAGTTGTCGGCCGCAACGGGCGCTCACTGCGTGGCCTTCTCGGTGGACGAGAACTATTCGACCGTGGTCGATCAGGTCCGGAGCAGTCACGGCGGCGGTCATCCGATGCCGATCGGCACCCAATTCCCGCACCGGCCGCCGTATGGGGCGTCGACCGTCGCCTGGGCCAGCCCGGAGGTCCGAGAGCGCTGGCTGGGTGTCCTCCCCGCAGACGTACGCGGTCGATACCGGAAGGCGATCGGAAACGCCGAGCAGCGCGGGTACGCAGTAGGACTTCATCTACTTCCTGACTTACGTCTACAGGAACTTGCGCTGATCGTGCGTACTGCCGAGGTTCGTTCCGGGCGGCTGAGCCAGCTGGCGCAAGAGTTGACCGACGAGCTCATCCATGAGGAGCAGTGGTTCCCGGTCAGCCTCGCGCCCGACGGCACCTACAAGGTGAGCCACATCGACTCCCCGATTTTTGGGCCAGAAGGCATCGCCCTGATGCTCAGCCTGGTCCCCAGCGCCGAACCCATGAGCGGCGTTGCAGTCACTCGTCTCGGGGACCAGCTGTCATCTGCAACCCGCCAGCTCAGCGCCGTCTTGACCAAAGAGGCCCACCTGCAGTTGGACGAAATAGACTAG
- a CDS encoding L,D-transpeptidase encodes MLGACAQGSLPASAPPSDPAEPAALKIEPAPGAQDVDPIAPVSISAQTGTLTDVAMVNDAGKPVDGVLTPDAKFWHPVVPLGYGRTYTITITSRGPGGKAVTQPVSFSTLTPPNQTKVSFQTASEAALADGATYGVGVVIVAHFDEPITDKAEAERRLVVAGTPAVSGAWNWVDDQNVHWRPEHYYTPGTTVNVDAKIYGIQLAQGVFGQQDEHVKFTIGESHVSIADDHTHQVSVYRNGTLVRTMPTSMGMGGTEQVNGRTLSFWTPPGIYTVLDKGNPVVMDSSTFGLPKNSRLGYRETINYATRISTDGIYLHQLDATVWAQGNTDTSHGCLNLNGDNAKWFYDFSIPGDVVEVRNTGGPPLTLAQNGDWTIPWDQWRAGSALK; translated from the coding sequence ATGCTGGGTGCCTGTGCCCAGGGATCGCTGCCCGCGAGCGCGCCCCCATCCGACCCGGCTGAGCCCGCCGCGCTCAAGATCGAGCCCGCGCCTGGCGCCCAGGATGTCGACCCGATCGCCCCGGTGTCGATCAGTGCACAGACCGGGACGCTGACCGACGTGGCGATGGTCAACGACGCCGGCAAGCCAGTCGACGGCGTACTCACCCCCGACGCGAAGTTCTGGCATCCCGTCGTGCCGCTGGGCTACGGGCGCACCTACACGATCACCATCACCAGCCGCGGGCCCGGCGGCAAGGCCGTGACGCAACCAGTTTCGTTCTCCACACTGACCCCACCCAACCAGACCAAGGTGTCCTTTCAGACCGCCTCGGAGGCGGCGCTGGCCGACGGCGCCACCTACGGAGTGGGCGTTGTCATCGTGGCGCACTTCGACGAACCGATCACCGACAAGGCCGAGGCCGAGCGGCGGCTGGTCGTCGCGGGCACCCCCGCGGTATCGGGTGCCTGGAATTGGGTCGACGACCAGAACGTGCACTGGCGCCCGGAGCACTACTACACACCGGGCACGACGGTGAACGTCGATGCGAAGATCTACGGAATCCAGCTAGCCCAAGGCGTGTTCGGACAGCAGGATGAACACGTCAAGTTCACGATCGGTGAGTCTCACGTTTCCATCGCGGACGATCACACCCATCAGGTCAGCGTGTACCGCAACGGCACACTCGTGCGCACGATGCCCACGTCGATGGGCATGGGCGGCACCGAGCAGGTAAATGGTCGGACTCTGTCGTTCTGGACGCCGCCGGGCATCTACACGGTCCTCGACAAGGGCAATCCGGTGGTGATGGACTCCTCCACCTTCGGCCTGCCGAAGAACTCGCGGCTGGGATACCGGGAAACCATCAACTACGCGACGCGCATCAGCACCGACGGGATCTATCTGCACCAGCTCGACGCGACTGTGTGGGCGCAGGGCAACACCGACACCAGCCACGGCTGCTTGAATCTCAACGGCGACAACGCGAAATGGTTCTACGACTTCTCGATTCCCGGCGATGTCGTCGAAGTCCGAAACACGGGCGGACCACCGTTGACGCTCGCTCAGAACGGCGACTGGACCATCCCCTGGGACCAGTGGCGCGCAGGCAGCGCGCTGAAGTGA
- a CDS encoding methyltransferase domain-containing protein, with protein sequence MVDHHDISALDAASLGRNPLSGTTTSYLLGHADAEVQRLRLQAHLYEQPTDQALRVAGLEPGMRVLDIGCGPGDVSLIAARLVGPTGRVIGIDASPDIVALARQRAAENRVTTVSFERSAVDDITPDEPVDAVIGRLILMHLPDPVAALRRLATLVRPGGVIAFCEFDVTAARSVPWLPTWETATEAIASAFRGAGLDPQFGTTLHRLFRRAGLAAPTLTISAPVGTAEDTEHAAYVANSWRLMRPFAERPGDVDGRLADLETLQSTLCNEIATADGMAMLPALITAWSRR encoded by the coding sequence ATGGTTGATCACCACGACATCTCCGCTCTCGACGCGGCGTCGCTGGGGCGCAACCCGCTATCTGGCACGACAACGTCCTACCTGCTCGGTCACGCCGACGCGGAAGTTCAGCGGCTGCGGCTACAGGCGCACCTCTACGAGCAGCCCACCGATCAGGCGCTGCGCGTTGCGGGTCTTGAGCCCGGGATGCGCGTGCTGGACATTGGGTGCGGACCCGGCGACGTATCACTCATCGCAGCGCGCCTGGTCGGACCCACAGGCCGGGTGATCGGGATCGACGCCTCCCCCGACATCGTGGCACTAGCACGTCAACGGGCCGCCGAAAACAGGGTCACCACTGTCTCATTCGAGCGCAGCGCCGTCGACGACATCACGCCCGATGAACCCGTCGACGCGGTCATCGGACGGCTCATCCTCATGCACCTTCCCGACCCGGTCGCGGCTTTGCGGCGGCTCGCCACCTTGGTGCGTCCCGGGGGCGTAATCGCATTCTGCGAATTCGACGTGACGGCCGCGCGCAGCGTTCCGTGGCTACCAACATGGGAGACCGCGACCGAGGCAATCGCAAGCGCGTTCCGCGGCGCCGGGCTGGACCCGCAGTTCGGTACCACGCTGCATCGGCTCTTCCGGCGCGCGGGCTTAGCCGCACCGACACTGACCATCAGCGCACCGGTCGGCACCGCCGAGGACACCGAACACGCTGCCTACGTTGCTAACTCATGGCGACTCATGCGGCCGTTCGCCGAACGACCCGGCGACGTTGACGGTCGGCTCGCCGACCTCGAGACTCTGCAATCCACCCTGTGCAACGAAATCGCCACCGCAGATGGGATGGCCATGCTGCCAGCATTGATTACTGCCTGGTCTCGGCGTTGA
- a CDS encoding winged helix-turn-helix transcriptional regulator, which produces MAGRKSYNQTCPIAKGLDILGERWTLLILRELLAGPRRYSDLRTELPGIATNLLAGRLKELENAGLVDRAELPPPIARTVYTLSDAGWQRVLPVLQSVARFGLDRLDSIEDGPVSPLTGFLALIVVPFNPIKAAGLTAAYRVEIDGRRFEVAVDRGRLAAARGEPDVTVTASAADLLTAHLGSTKAKRKAALRRIKFDGEPDAIESLRTVFSLSED; this is translated from the coding sequence GTGGCCGGCCGCAAGAGCTACAACCAGACCTGCCCGATCGCCAAGGGACTCGACATCCTCGGTGAGCGGTGGACGTTGTTGATCCTGCGTGAGCTGCTTGCCGGACCGCGCCGCTACAGCGATCTGCGAACCGAGCTGCCGGGCATTGCGACCAACCTGCTGGCCGGGCGACTCAAGGAACTAGAAAATGCGGGGCTGGTCGATCGTGCCGAGTTGCCGCCGCCGATCGCTCGCACCGTTTACACGCTCAGCGACGCCGGCTGGCAGCGGGTGCTACCTGTCCTGCAGAGCGTCGCGCGATTTGGCCTTGATCGGCTTGATTCCATAGAGGATGGTCCGGTTTCGCCGCTGACTGGATTTCTCGCGTTAATTGTCGTCCCCTTCAACCCGATCAAGGCGGCTGGGTTGACTGCGGCCTACCGTGTCGAGATCGACGGCCGGCGTTTCGAAGTCGCGGTGGATCGGGGCCGTTTGGCGGCCGCTCGCGGTGAACCAGACGTGACGGTTACCGCCAGCGCCGCGGATCTCCTCACCGCGCACCTCGGCTCCACCAAAGCAAAACGCAAGGCGGCGCTGCGTCGAATCAAATTCGACGGTGAACCCGACGCCATCGAGTCGCTGCGCACCGTGTTTTCGTTGTCGGAAGACTGA
- a CDS encoding DUF302 domain-containing protein, with protein MSSVASPPGTHVVAHQVNRLVIDSDSGFDDLCRRYETLVPDIGSAELRALLEKGDLDEVVRYTAEHTPHTFARFWSLDPTPMMRLLGHKTRVMTYMMGNNVVVETMYRHNPAVMLYAPLRTAIYEDSSGATHFSIDQPSTRFASFGDPRITEVGRLLDAKLAELLSLLILPVPVELEQT; from the coding sequence ATGTCGTCTGTTGCCAGCCCCCCCGGCACCCATGTCGTCGCTCACCAAGTCAATCGCCTGGTGATCGACTCCGATAGCGGCTTCGACGATCTGTGCCGACGCTACGAGACACTTGTCCCCGATATCGGGTCAGCTGAACTGAGAGCCCTGCTGGAAAAGGGCGACCTGGACGAAGTCGTGCGCTACACCGCCGAACACACACCGCACACGTTTGCGCGGTTTTGGTCCTTGGATCCCACACCGATGATGCGGCTACTGGGGCACAAGACCCGAGTGATGACCTACATGATGGGCAATAACGTGGTTGTGGAGACGATGTATCGCCACAACCCGGCGGTCATGCTCTATGCCCCGCTGCGCACCGCGATCTATGAGGATTCTTCCGGCGCAACCCATTTCAGCATCGACCAACCCTCGACACGGTTCGCCAGCTTTGGAGATCCCCGCATCACCGAGGTGGGCCGCCTGCTCGATGCCAAGCTCGCCGAACTGCTGTCGCTACTCATACTGCCGGTGCCCGTCGAACTCGAGCAAACCTAA
- a CDS encoding acyl-CoA dehydrogenase family protein: MRRTIFNDDHDAFRKTLRAFIEAEVVPVFDEWFDAAQAPREVYYKLGELGLFGIEVPEEYGGAGEESFKYQAIVTEEVARAGVALGGSGVHVGLCLPYLKAYATAEQKQRWLPGFVTGEIMFAIAMTEPGTGSDLAGMKTTAKLSEDGTHYVLNGAKTFITGGVHADRVIVCARTAAPKPDDRRFGISLLVVDTKSEGYSVGRKLDKLGLRTSDTAELSFTDVKVPVEDLLGEENQGFAYLGQNLPQERLGIAIGAYAQAKAAVAFAHQYVAERTVFGKPVATFQNTKFELAACKSDVDAMEAVVDRALQAHDDDELSAAEAASAKLFCTETAARVIDRCLQLHGGYGYINEYPIARLYADNRVQRIYGGTSEVMKMIIAKDMGL; this comes from the coding sequence ATGCGCCGCACCATCTTTAACGACGACCACGACGCGTTCCGCAAAACCCTGCGGGCGTTCATCGAAGCCGAGGTCGTCCCGGTGTTCGACGAATGGTTCGACGCGGCGCAGGCGCCGCGCGAGGTCTACTACAAACTGGGCGAATTGGGCCTGTTCGGAATCGAGGTGCCCGAGGAATACGGCGGCGCCGGCGAGGAGTCGTTCAAGTACCAGGCGATCGTGACCGAGGAAGTCGCACGCGCCGGCGTGGCGTTGGGCGGTAGCGGTGTGCATGTCGGGCTGTGCCTGCCTTATCTGAAGGCATACGCGACAGCCGAACAGAAGCAGCGTTGGTTGCCGGGGTTCGTCACCGGCGAGATCATGTTCGCGATCGCCATGACCGAGCCCGGCACCGGATCCGACCTGGCGGGCATGAAGACCACCGCCAAGTTGTCCGAGGACGGCACGCATTACGTGCTCAATGGCGCTAAGACCTTCATCACCGGCGGCGTGCACGCGGACCGTGTCATCGTCTGCGCGCGCACCGCCGCGCCCAAGCCCGACGATCGTCGTTTCGGTATTTCGCTGTTGGTGGTGGACACCAAGTCCGAGGGGTACAGCGTGGGCCGCAAACTCGACAAGCTTGGCCTGCGTACGTCCGACACCGCCGAATTGTCATTCACCGACGTCAAGGTTCCGGTTGAAGACCTACTCGGCGAGGAGAACCAGGGCTTTGCCTACCTCGGCCAGAATCTCCCGCAGGAACGGTTAGGCATCGCGATCGGAGCCTACGCCCAGGCCAAGGCTGCCGTCGCGTTCGCCCACCAATACGTCGCGGAGCGAACAGTTTTCGGCAAGCCTGTGGCGACGTTCCAAAACACGAAGTTCGAACTGGCCGCATGCAAATCCGATGTCGATGCCATGGAGGCAGTCGTCGACCGCGCGCTGCAGGCCCACGACGACGACGAGCTCAGCGCGGCCGAGGCGGCTTCGGCCAAGTTGTTCTGCACAGAGACCGCCGCCCGGGTGATCGATCGTTGCCTGCAGCTGCACGGCGGCTACGGGTACATCAACGAATACCCCATCGCCCGCCTGTACGCCGACAACCGCGTTCAGCGAATCTACGGTGGCACAAGCGAAGTCATGAAGATGATCATCGCCAAGGACATGGGTTTGTGA
- a CDS encoding TetR/AcrR family transcriptional regulator C-terminal domain-containing protein produces the protein MGRPANPLLSREAIVSTALALADSEGLEALSTRRLAAELGVAGPSLYNHVGTKDELLDDVVDTVLASVDTSMFAELSAENLQWRAALEKWARTYRDAIAAHPNIVPVLAAGLGRRPNALRIANEVFGGLVSAGWPRREAISVGAVVRYFVLGSALGSFASAFPTDAAVYSNRYPHLDGAHLLATRQQRVDRRAFDTGLRAVLDGLELRYRSLDRR, from the coding sequence GTGGGACGTCCAGCGAACCCGCTGTTGAGCCGCGAGGCGATCGTGTCGACCGCTCTGGCGCTGGCGGACTCTGAGGGCTTGGAAGCGCTGTCGACCCGGCGGCTGGCCGCTGAGCTTGGTGTGGCGGGACCCTCCCTCTACAACCACGTCGGCACGAAGGATGAATTGCTGGACGACGTGGTCGATACGGTGCTGGCCAGCGTGGACACATCGATGTTCGCCGAACTGAGCGCAGAGAATCTGCAATGGCGTGCCGCGCTGGAGAAATGGGCCCGGACCTATCGAGACGCGATCGCCGCGCACCCCAACATCGTGCCCGTCCTGGCGGCGGGTTTGGGTCGCCGCCCGAACGCGCTGCGGATTGCCAACGAAGTGTTCGGCGGATTGGTTTCGGCGGGTTGGCCACGCCGCGAGGCGATCAGCGTCGGTGCGGTCGTGCGCTACTTCGTGCTTGGCTCGGCGCTCGGGTCGTTCGCCTCGGCCTTCCCCACCGACGCCGCCGTGTACAGCAACCGCTACCCGCACCTCGATGGTGCCCACCTGCTCGCCACACGGCAGCAGCGTGTCGATCGGAGGGCCTTCGACACGGGTCTGCGGGCGGTACTCGACGGGCTGGAGCTGCGATACCGGTCGCTTGATCGTCGCTGA
- a CDS encoding acetoacetate decarboxylase family protein, protein MSTNVIRYGPRPPEARVDHEIDATKAPIATEAVTVTYLTDPGTVAAVLPKPLEPAAEPLVRLQLQRVQIEGRPPFGSAVFSVTARHGDLEGDYPLFMPQSTEQSVTGGRETFGEPKKLADIAVDRDDNSVTATVVRLGYQLITVTGRVTGPAELPPDQVNTEFYFKFLRAPDGSGITDPHLVYGEYHRHYELLEDIDGTLELGESPLDPVADIVVRQIKSITWCRRRTVQVGRIAERVPAEWLLPYVHQRYDDVALLAAPRPEPTRV, encoded by the coding sequence GTGAGCACCAACGTCATTCGCTACGGGCCTCGCCCGCCCGAGGCGCGTGTAGACCACGAGATCGACGCCACGAAAGCGCCCATCGCTACCGAGGCCGTCACCGTCACCTACCTCACCGACCCGGGGACCGTCGCTGCCGTCCTGCCGAAACCGCTGGAGCCTGCAGCCGAGCCCTTGGTGCGACTCCAACTTCAGCGGGTCCAGATCGAGGGCAGGCCGCCGTTCGGGTCGGCGGTGTTCTCGGTGACCGCCCGCCACGGCGACCTCGAGGGCGACTATCCGCTCTTCATGCCGCAGTCCACCGAACAATCGGTCACTGGGGGGCGTGAAACCTTCGGCGAGCCAAAGAAACTCGCCGACATTGCCGTCGACCGCGACGACAACTCCGTTACAGCCACCGTTGTTCGGTTGGGCTATCAGCTCATCACGGTGACCGGCCGCGTCACCGGTCCGGCTGAGTTGCCGCCCGATCAGGTGAACACCGAGTTCTACTTCAAGTTCCTACGGGCTCCCGACGGCAGCGGCATCACCGACCCACACCTGGTCTACGGTGAATACCACCGGCACTACGAGCTACTGGAGGACATCGACGGCACCCTCGAACTGGGGGAGTCGCCGTTGGACCCGGTGGCCGATATCGTTGTCCGCCAGATCAAGTCGATCACCTGGTGCCGGCGGCGGACCGTGCAGGTCGGGCGGATCGCCGAGCGGGTGCCAGCGGAATGGTTGTTGCCCTACGTGCACCAGCGCTACGACGACGTGGCGCTGCTCGCCGCGCCGAGGCCCGAGCCGACACGGGTGTAG
- a CDS encoding SDR family oxidoreductase gives MNDLRGKVAVVTGGAGGIGRAMGRRFGQEGMTVVLADVLAEPLDEAVRTLASEGIDVLGVVTDVTDYWSVESLAKAAVDHFGAVHVVCNNAGTGGVSEGYMWEHDLADWRWGIDVNVLGVIHGIKAFVPILLEQGEGHVVNTCSGNGGFAPIARGAMGGPAMAVYPMTKAAVLCLTESLYTHLAMTGTRVRAHVLFPGGFLNTGIWESWRHRPQRYAATQERRTPDQTLDDVVARFESAGARVEFTPLETVADQVIEGIRADSFWMMGPPAPSDAVVSKKAASILARGEPDYLVDVLSKNAENALKTEGGNR, from the coding sequence ATGAACGACCTTCGCGGCAAGGTGGCCGTCGTAACGGGTGGCGCCGGCGGAATCGGCCGGGCCATGGGCAGGCGTTTCGGCCAAGAGGGGATGACGGTGGTGCTGGCCGACGTCCTCGCCGAACCACTCGACGAGGCGGTTCGGACACTCGCGAGCGAGGGCATCGACGTCCTCGGGGTGGTCACTGACGTCACCGACTATTGGTCGGTCGAGTCGCTCGCCAAGGCGGCGGTCGATCACTTCGGCGCAGTGCACGTCGTCTGCAACAACGCGGGCACCGGCGGGGTCTCCGAGGGGTACATGTGGGAACACGACCTCGCCGACTGGCGCTGGGGGATCGACGTCAATGTGCTCGGCGTCATCCACGGCATCAAGGCCTTCGTGCCGATCCTGCTCGAGCAGGGCGAGGGGCACGTGGTCAACACGTGCTCGGGCAACGGCGGTTTCGCACCGATCGCCCGCGGCGCGATGGGCGGCCCCGCCATGGCCGTCTACCCGATGACCAAGGCGGCGGTGCTGTGCCTGACCGAAAGTCTCTACACGCATTTGGCCATGACGGGGACACGCGTGCGCGCGCACGTTCTCTTTCCCGGTGGCTTCCTGAACACCGGTATCTGGGAGTCGTGGCGACACCGACCGCAGCGGTACGCCGCGACACAGGAACGCCGCACACCCGACCAGACGTTGGATGACGTTGTGGCTCGTTTCGAATCAGCCGGTGCCCGAGTCGAATTCACGCCGCTTGAGACGGTTGCCGATCAAGTCATCGAGGGAATCCGGGCCGACAGCTTTTGGATGATGGGGCCGCCCGCACCGTCGGACGCGGTCGTGAGCAAGAAAGCTGCATCGATCCTGGCTCGCGGGGAGCCCGACTACTTGGTCGACGTCCTGAGCAAGAACGCCGAGAACGCGCTGAAAACCGAAGGAGGAAACCGGTGA